The following are encoded together in the Pseudodesulfovibrio indicus genome:
- a CDS encoding pyridoxal phosphate-dependent aminotransferase, with product MRISDRLARIKPSATLAVNTKAQELQAQGRQIISLAVGQPDFGTPEHVCKAAKAALDEGFTRYTPVPGIPELRDAVAAYYERFYGAKASGVNAIVSNGGKQVLYNLLMALVNSGDEVLIPSPYWVSYPAMVQLAEGVSVFVPTTAEEGYLVTLEGLEAARTDKTKVLILNSPSNPTGCCYTQAQLEAIAAWARANDIFIISDEVYDRLVYAPFTPASLAKTWEAYPESIAIVGALSKSFCMTGWRVGYALAHEDLVKAMTKIQGQSTSNINSVTQRAAVAALTGPWEVVEEMKVAFARRRDLAYEIITGWGAECPKPDGAFYLFPVLDKFYTEDAPDSAAMCTKILEEVGVALVPGSAFGDDKCIRFSYALDDEILKEALAKVGSVLLKK from the coding sequence ATGCGAATTTCCGACCGGTTGGCGAGGATCAAGCCGTCTGCGACCCTGGCCGTGAACACCAAGGCCCAGGAGCTGCAGGCCCAGGGCCGCCAGATCATCAGCCTGGCCGTGGGCCAGCCCGATTTCGGCACCCCGGAGCACGTCTGCAAGGCCGCCAAGGCCGCCCTGGACGAGGGCTTCACCCGTTACACCCCGGTGCCGGGCATCCCGGAGCTGCGGGACGCCGTGGCCGCCTATTACGAGCGGTTCTACGGGGCCAAGGCCTCCGGCGTGAACGCCATCGTCTCCAACGGCGGCAAGCAGGTCCTTTACAACCTGCTCATGGCCTTGGTGAATTCCGGCGACGAGGTGCTCATCCCGTCGCCCTACTGGGTCAGCTATCCGGCCATGGTTCAGCTGGCCGAGGGCGTGTCCGTGTTCGTGCCCACCACCGCCGAGGAGGGGTACCTGGTCACCTTGGAAGGGCTGGAGGCGGCCCGCACCGACAAGACCAAGGTGCTGATCCTCAACTCGCCGTCCAACCCCACCGGCTGCTGCTACACCCAGGCCCAGCTGGAGGCCATCGCCGCCTGGGCGCGCGCCAACGACATCTTCATCATCTCCGACGAGGTATACGACCGGCTGGTCTACGCCCCGTTCACGCCCGCTTCCCTGGCCAAGACCTGGGAGGCCTACCCCGAGTCCATCGCCATCGTGGGCGCGCTGTCCAAGTCGTTCTGCATGACCGGCTGGCGCGTGGGCTATGCCCTGGCCCACGAGGACCTGGTCAAGGCCATGACCAAGATTCAGGGCCAGTCCACCTCGAACATCAACTCCGTGACCCAGCGCGCGGCGGTCGCCGCCCTGACCGGTCCGTGGGAGGTCGTGGAAGAGATGAAGGTGGCGTTCGCCCGCCGCCGCGACCTGGCCTACGAGATCATCACCGGGTGGGGAGCGGAGTGTCCCAAGCCCGACGGGGCGTTTTACCTGTTCCCGGTGCTGGACAAGTTCTACACCGAGGATGCGCCGGATTCGGCGGCCATGTGCACGAAGATCCTCGAAGAGGTGGGCGTGGCGTTGGTGCCGGGGTCCGCTTTCGGGGACGACAAGTGCATCCGGTTCTCGTATGCGCTGGACGATGAGATCTTGAAGGAGGCGCTCGCCAAGGTGGGGAGTGTTTTGCTGAAGAAATAG
- a CDS encoding DMT family transporter, translated as MTAQNANTVAAIRRMGLLEWGLLLTLSAIWGGSFFFNAVALRGLPPLLVVFGRVIIGCFGLFALILLTRQQWRPHLHRWPQLLFLGGLNTALPFTLIVWGQQHITSGLAAVINALTPAFTILVANFFTRDERASAGKFMGAVLGLGGVSVLIGTDALTGLGDHVMGQLAVMAATFCYACGATYARRFVGVPPLLVSCGQLAAASLLIGPMALVVCRPWELPMPGLDVLGAVLGLGLVCSALAYLIFFRLLLSAGATNVSLVTLLIPFSATGLGIAFLGEPFTLRLLVGMLIVSCAALLIDGRFRLPRRRS; from the coding sequence ATGACTGCACAGAACGCCAACACCGTCGCCGCCATCAGGCGGATGGGACTCCTCGAATGGGGTCTGCTCCTGACCCTGTCCGCCATCTGGGGCGGGTCCTTCTTCTTCAACGCCGTGGCCCTGCGCGGGCTGCCGCCGCTGCTGGTTGTCTTCGGCCGGGTCATCATCGGCTGCTTCGGCCTGTTCGCCCTGATCCTGCTGACCCGGCAGCAGTGGCGGCCCCATCTGCACCGCTGGCCCCAGCTGCTGTTCCTCGGCGGGCTGAACACCGCCCTGCCCTTCACCCTCATCGTCTGGGGGCAGCAGCACATCACCAGCGGCCTGGCAGCGGTCATCAACGCCCTGACCCCGGCCTTCACCATCCTGGTGGCCAACTTCTTCACCCGCGACGAGCGCGCCTCGGCGGGCAAGTTCATGGGCGCGGTCCTCGGCCTGGGCGGGGTTTCGGTGCTCATCGGGACCGACGCCCTGACCGGCCTGGGCGACCACGTCATGGGCCAGCTCGCGGTCATGGCCGCGACCTTCTGCTACGCCTGCGGGGCCACCTACGCCCGCCGCTTCGTCGGGGTGCCGCCACTGCTGGTCAGCTGCGGCCAGCTCGCCGCCGCCTCCCTGCTCATCGGCCCCATGGCCCTCGTCGTGTGCCGCCCCTGGGAGCTTCCCATGCCCGGTCTGGATGTCCTGGGCGCGGTCCTGGGCCTCGGGCTGGTCTGCTCGGCCCTGGCCTACCTGATCTTCTTCCGGTTGCTCCTGTCCGCCGGGGCCACCAACGTCAGCCTGGTCACCCTGCTCATCCCGTTCAGCGCCACCGGCCTGGGCATCGCCTTCCTCGGCGAACCGTTCACCCTGCGCCTGCTCGTCGGCATGCTCATCGTGTCCTGCGCGGCCCTGCTCATCGACGGCCGGTTCCGGCTGCCCCGGAGGCGGTCATGA
- a CDS encoding carboxymuconolactone decarboxylase family protein translates to MPEPAEKATELFRQMNKNRRDVFKAYQGFTAAIKKGSAIEDKYQSLILIACSILSQCDMCISLHVQNAVTHGATRDEVIDAGLLAVAMGGSPKMMYMRYVYEEVDKLYE, encoded by the coding sequence ATGCCGGAACCCGCTGAAAAAGCAACCGAACTCTTCCGTCAGATGAACAAGAACCGCCGGGACGTCTTCAAGGCGTACCAGGGGTTCACCGCCGCCATCAAGAAGGGCAGCGCCATCGAGGACAAGTACCAGTCCCTGATCCTGATCGCCTGCTCGATCCTGTCCCAGTGCGACATGTGCATCTCCCTTCACGTGCAGAACGCCGTGACCCACGGTGCGACCCGCGACGAAGTCATCGACGCCGGTCTCCTGGCCGTGGCCATGGGCGGCTCTCCCAAGATGATGTACATGCGCTACGTCTACGAAGAAGTGGACAAGCTCTACGAATAA
- a CDS encoding ABC transporter transmembrane domain-containing protein, with product MPHPNEKKRVTKTSLYSWVLYKSIPLQLIVVGIIVVTVAMRVVPLEMQKRIINQAIGMKDLPALWRYCALYIGAVTLAGILKFAINLMQVHIGERALKVIRERLYEHLLSLPVQFYRRTSPGNVISYLITEFIPVATFIGQAVAVPAVNVLTFLAMAGYMIHLNPTIGLISIAIYPLELAVLPRIQKYFRRANRRRIKHTQRLSGLVGEAVSGVHEVHANASIPLEKQRFTKVLDKLYKATVLQNGIKFGIKFVNNFFMSLGPFVLFLIGGYYAIQGQFDVGAIVAFLSAYEKLYDPWKELMEFWQVYQDSSVRYGQIMRAFDHAPEFRQFTEGREPYHLDNDIEIRNLTFVVGGNIRLLDNVSLKVKGGEHVALVGFSGSGKSTLALCVAQLYKYSGGSVLLGGREVSELTKQDISYNLGMVAQHPFIFDGTVKENLLYSCRSLAMQGGSCPGGDEPSLDDLIKITQQVGLFTDVLAFALRSRLDPEGDHAALKTAILDSRKEFQEGEAGMYADVAEYIEFFDTDSYSRYMTVAENIAFGAANVEQFDQEHLHGHPRFQAFLEDHGLMAHLTVLGETLARVVTDELGPEPTHEDFLGCPIPEAEYGDYQKVANRLDSGEPLSEDERALILKLAMGFTPGIHKQAELDKGFANRVVRSRRDFMEQVNADYPDAFTFFNPDEYMDALNIQDNILFGRVRTDAQGAEDEINHRIMQALIMQGALEPVAEMGMNFEVGSMGDRLSGGQRQKVALARTFLKVPPVLILDEATAALDNKSQARVQNILTSNWKGKSTVLAVIHRLDMLPYYDKVVVLKAGRIVEQGGYQDLLDQKGALYTLVHGKED from the coding sequence ATGCCGCACCCCAATGAGAAAAAACGAGTAACGAAAACCTCTCTTTACTCCTGGGTCCTCTACAAAAGCATTCCGCTCCAGCTCATCGTGGTGGGGATCATCGTGGTCACCGTGGCCATGCGCGTGGTCCCGCTGGAGATGCAGAAGAGGATCATCAACCAGGCCATCGGCATGAAGGACCTGCCCGCCCTGTGGCGCTACTGCGCGCTCTACATCGGGGCCGTGACCCTGGCCGGAATACTCAAGTTCGCCATCAACCTGATGCAGGTCCACATCGGCGAGCGCGCCCTGAAGGTCATCCGCGAGCGGCTCTACGAGCACCTGCTCTCCCTGCCGGTCCAGTTCTACCGCCGCACTTCGCCGGGCAACGTCATCTCGTACCTGATCACCGAATTCATCCCGGTGGCGACCTTCATCGGCCAGGCCGTGGCCGTGCCCGCGGTAAACGTCCTGACCTTCCTGGCCATGGCCGGGTACATGATCCACCTCAATCCGACCATCGGGCTGATCTCCATCGCCATCTATCCCCTCGAACTGGCGGTGCTGCCGCGCATCCAGAAATATTTCCGCCGGGCCAACCGCAGGCGCATCAAGCACACCCAGCGGCTCTCCGGGCTGGTGGGCGAAGCGGTCTCCGGGGTCCACGAGGTCCACGCCAACGCCTCGATCCCCCTTGAGAAGCAGCGCTTCACCAAGGTCCTGGACAAGCTCTACAAGGCCACGGTGCTGCAAAACGGCATCAAGTTCGGCATCAAGTTCGTGAACAACTTCTTCATGAGCCTGGGGCCGTTCGTGCTCTTCCTCATCGGCGGCTACTACGCCATCCAGGGCCAGTTCGACGTGGGCGCCATCGTGGCCTTCCTGTCCGCCTACGAGAAGCTCTACGACCCGTGGAAGGAGCTGATGGAGTTCTGGCAGGTCTACCAGGACAGCTCGGTCCGCTACGGGCAGATCATGCGCGCCTTCGACCACGCGCCGGAGTTCAGGCAGTTCACCGAGGGACGCGAGCCGTACCACCTGGACAACGACATCGAGATCCGCAACCTGACCTTTGTGGTCGGCGGCAACATCCGGCTGCTGGACAACGTCTCGCTGAAGGTCAAGGGAGGCGAGCACGTGGCCCTGGTCGGCTTCTCCGGCTCGGGCAAATCCACCCTGGCCCTGTGCGTGGCCCAGCTCTACAAGTATTCCGGCGGCTCGGTGCTGCTCGGCGGCCGCGAGGTCTCGGAGCTGACCAAGCAGGACATCTCCTACAACCTCGGCATGGTCGCGCAGCATCCCTTCATCTTCGACGGCACGGTCAAGGAGAACCTGCTCTACTCCTGCCGCTCCCTGGCCATGCAGGGCGGCTCCTGCCCCGGCGGCGACGAACCGTCCCTGGACGACCTGATCAAGATCACCCAGCAGGTGGGGCTGTTCACCGACGTGCTGGCGTTCGCCCTGCGCTCCCGGCTGGACCCCGAGGGCGACCACGCCGCCCTCAAGACCGCTATCCTGGATTCGCGCAAGGAGTTCCAGGAGGGCGAGGCGGGCATGTATGCGGACGTGGCCGAGTACATCGAATTCTTCGACACCGACTCCTACTCCCGGTACATGACCGTGGCCGAGAACATCGCCTTCGGCGCGGCCAACGTGGAGCAGTTCGACCAGGAGCACCTGCACGGCCACCCGCGCTTCCAGGCGTTCCTCGAGGACCACGGCCTGATGGCCCACCTGACGGTCCTGGGCGAGACCCTGGCCCGGGTGGTCACCGACGAGCTCGGCCCGGAACCGACCCACGAGGACTTCCTCGGCTGTCCCATCCCGGAGGCGGAATACGGCGATTACCAGAAGGTGGCCAACCGGCTGGATTCCGGCGAGCCGCTGTCCGAGGACGAGCGGGCGCTGATCCTCAAGCTGGCCATGGGGTTCACCCCCGGCATCCACAAGCAGGCCGAGCTGGACAAGGGGTTCGCCAACCGCGTGGTCCGCTCGCGCAGGGACTTCATGGAGCAGGTCAACGCCGATTATCCCGATGCGTTCACCTTCTTCAACCCGGACGAGTACATGGACGCCCTGAACATCCAGGACAACATCCTGTTCGGCCGCGTGCGCACCGACGCCCAGGGCGCGGAGGACGAGATCAACCACCGCATCATGCAGGCGCTGATCATGCAGGGCGCGCTGGAGCCGGTGGCCGAGATGGGCATGAACTTCGAGGTCGGCTCCATGGGCGACCGGCTGTCCGGCGGCCAGCGCCAGAAGGTGGCCCTGGCCCGGACCTTCCTCAAGGTCCCGCCGGTGCTCATCCTGGACGAGGCCACCGCGGCCCTGGACAACAAGTCCCAGGCGCGGGTGCAGAACATCCTGACCTCCAACTGGAAGGGCAAGTCCACGGTCCTGGCGGTCATCCACCGTCTGGACATGCTGCCCTACTACGACAAGGTAGTGGTCCTGAAGGCGGGCCGCATCGTGGAGCAGGGCGGATACCAGGATCTGCTCGACCAAAAGGGCGCGCTGTACACCCTGGTCCACGGCAAAGAAGATTAA
- a CDS encoding SpoIIE family protein phosphatase — MRIPIRIKFFVVLLAFSLGPIFISRGLMSRASGEVANKTSEQTRQELLRIVADEFESVAGSMLALMERSSEAMRLATIGVAREAELALELPASDDSGKIYFTQEFGNPDLSPPDSARRDGYARRTMGMRQQLIQVSLEHPSFYLPASVPAASVQGEMEKLLRSASGIRALYTNLPSGPFWINVALESGVMLCYPGHGRLPPMFDPRDQDWFREARNGDKCRWYRVIDPTTRFVVNKVAYPVRDGAGKFLGAVSLDVPAHAIMPDDRLEARWGGKVRTFLVERVGEDRPASAGLPIVIQRESTAEGHRHWMSSLDQESLILDEPVGHQILLHALDTRRTGVVELSYEGEPSVCAFASTDTYSFLVIAPKTVVAKLPNEVSAMLQGLFGEMRNLSLLVSGVMLIITGLIAWFGSRAITRPIVVIVEAAKRLTSGDFTARIDQHTGDERDELIRSFNEMGPKLKELLLLNRDMKVAQEVQQLLLPGVEPELPGFDIAGGIAYCDRTGGDYYDFLKICGGGRPRLAVIIGDVSGHGVPSALVMASARGQLQTLASMDIPPEERVNAVNRVLSRDLDGTGRFLTMFYLQLEQGTPQVRWVRAGHDPAFRYNPDRDEFGELLGEGIPLGVMEEYGYASQAAELADGEILVMATDGVWEARNAEGEMFGKKRILAIIRESAHKSAGDIRQAVMDAVEGFQGNGQEDDIAVVVVKKEAGETPMARHSISFRMTNKENCFKCFQPKVEAFGMERGLHPKIVFHLTLVLDELTTNIISYGYADFDEHPIDVTIELEGDILTIRVEDDAEPFNILEAPEPELDVPLEDRLKPVGGLGIHLVKNMVHDIHYQREDGKNVLTLNKNISKTHCPVSG; from the coding sequence ATGCGAATACCGATCAGAATCAAATTCTTCGTGGTCCTGCTGGCCTTCAGCCTCGGCCCCATCTTCATCTCGCGCGGGCTGATGAGCCGCGCCTCCGGCGAGGTGGCGAACAAGACCAGCGAACAGACCCGCCAGGAGCTGCTGCGGATCGTGGCCGACGAGTTCGAGTCCGTGGCCGGGTCGATGCTGGCCCTGATGGAGCGCAGCTCCGAGGCCATGCGGCTGGCTACCATCGGCGTGGCCAGGGAGGCGGAGCTGGCCCTGGAGCTCCCCGCATCCGACGACAGCGGCAAGATTTATTTCACCCAGGAGTTCGGCAACCCCGACCTTAGCCCGCCCGATTCGGCGCGCAGGGACGGTTACGCCCGGCGGACCATGGGCATGCGCCAGCAGCTCATCCAGGTCAGTCTGGAGCACCCCTCTTTTTATCTGCCCGCCTCGGTGCCCGCCGCCTCGGTGCAGGGCGAAATGGAGAAACTGCTCCGGTCCGCCTCCGGCATCCGCGCCCTGTACACGAACCTGCCCTCCGGGCCGTTCTGGATCAACGTGGCCCTTGAGTCGGGCGTGATGCTCTGCTACCCCGGCCACGGACGGCTGCCGCCCATGTTCGACCCCCGCGACCAGGACTGGTTCCGCGAGGCCCGCAACGGGGACAAGTGCCGCTGGTACCGGGTCATCGACCCGACCACGCGGTTCGTGGTCAACAAGGTGGCCTATCCGGTCCGCGACGGCGCGGGCAAGTTCCTCGGGGCCGTGTCCCTGGACGTTCCGGCCCACGCCATCATGCCGGACGACCGGCTGGAGGCGCGCTGGGGCGGCAAGGTGCGCACCTTCCTGGTGGAGCGCGTGGGCGAGGACCGGCCCGCGTCCGCCGGGCTCCCCATCGTGATCCAGCGCGAATCCACCGCCGAAGGCCACCGCCACTGGATGAGCTCCCTGGACCAGGAGAGCCTGATCCTCGACGAACCCGTGGGCCACCAGATTCTGCTCCACGCCCTGGACACCCGCCGCACCGGTGTGGTCGAGCTTTCCTACGAGGGCGAGCCTTCGGTCTGCGCCTTCGCGTCCACGGACACCTACTCCTTCCTGGTCATCGCGCCCAAGACCGTTGTGGCCAAGCTGCCCAACGAGGTCTCGGCCATGCTCCAGGGACTGTTCGGCGAGATGCGCAATCTCTCCCTGCTGGTCTCCGGGGTCATGCTGATCATCACCGGGCTCATCGCCTGGTTCGGGTCCAGGGCCATCACCCGGCCCATCGTGGTCATCGTGGAGGCCGCCAAGCGGCTGACCTCCGGCGATTTCACCGCGCGGATCGACCAGCACACCGGCGACGAGCGCGACGAGCTGATCCGCTCCTTCAACGAGATGGGGCCCAAACTCAAGGAACTGCTCCTCCTGAACCGGGACATGAAAGTGGCCCAGGAGGTCCAGCAGCTGCTGCTGCCCGGCGTGGAGCCGGAGCTGCCGGGGTTCGACATCGCCGGGGGCATCGCCTACTGCGACCGCACCGGCGGGGATTACTACGATTTCCTCAAGATTTGCGGCGGCGGGCGGCCCAGGCTGGCCGTGATCATCGGCGACGTGTCGGGCCACGGCGTGCCGTCGGCCCTGGTCATGGCTTCGGCCAGAGGGCAGCTGCAGACCCTGGCCTCCATGGACATTCCGCCCGAGGAGCGGGTCAATGCCGTGAACCGCGTCCTGAGCCGCGACCTGGACGGCACCGGCCGGTTCCTGACCATGTTCTATCTGCAACTGGAACAGGGCACGCCCCAGGTGCGTTGGGTGCGGGCCGGGCACGACCCCGCCTTCCGCTACAACCCGGACCGGGACGAATTCGGCGAGTTGCTCGGCGAGGGCATCCCCCTGGGCGTGATGGAGGAGTACGGCTACGCGTCCCAGGCCGCGGAGCTGGCCGACGGCGAGATCCTGGTCATGGCCACGGACGGGGTCTGGGAGGCGCGCAACGCCGAGGGCGAAATGTTCGGCAAGAAGAGAATACTTGCCATCATCCGGGAGAGCGCCCATAAAAGTGCCGGGGACATCCGCCAGGCCGTCATGGATGCGGTGGAGGGGTTCCAGGGCAATGGCCAGGAAGACGACATCGCCGTCGTCGTGGTCAAGAAGGAGGCAGGCGAAACGCCCATGGCTCGACATTCCATATCCTTCCGTATGACCAACAAGGAAAACTGCTTCAAGTGTTTCCAGCCCAAGGTGGAGGCCTTCGGGATGGAGCGCGGGTTGCATCCCAAGATCGTTTTCCACCTCACCCTGGTGCTCGACGAGTTGACCACCAACATCATCTCTTACGGCTACGCCGATTTCGACGAGCACCCCATCGACGTGACCATCGAGTTGGAGGGCGACATCCTGACCATCCGGGTGGAGGACGACGCCGAGCCGTTCAACATCCTCGAAGCGCCGGAGCCGGAGCTGGATGTCCCGCTGGAGGATCGGCTCAAGCCCGTGGGTGGGCTGGGCATCCACCTGGTCAAGAACATGGTGCACGACATCCATTACCAGCGGGAGGACGGCAAGAACGTCCTCACCTTGAACAAGAATATCAGCAAGACCCATTGCCCGGTTTCGGGCTAG
- the ada gene encoding bifunctional DNA-binding transcriptional regulator/O6-methylguanine-DNA methyltransferase Ada → MTRYDTPQTRLRAVLDRDSNAAGRFCYAVRTTGIYCLPGCPSRAPRPENVEFFETPAQAEQAGYRPCKRCRPDDPTHRDLASARVVEACRALELGAEHGELPSLETLAHRAGLSPSHFQRLFKARTGLSPREYGQAVRDHRVRAALEDGAPVTEAIFEAGFGSSSRFYERADRILGMPAATYRKGGETLTMRYAVAPCFLGFVLAAFTDRGVCAIELGDTPEALAASLRDRFPKAELLEAGDELAPLLAEIAAFVRHPDQGLDLPLDIIGTAFQQRVWNELAKVPHGRTTTYSDLARAVDAPKAARAVAAACAANPLAVAIPCHRVLRKSGQLAGYRWGLSRKQALLDNEAEE, encoded by the coding sequence ATGACCCGCTACGATACCCCGCAAACCCGGCTGCGCGCCGTGCTCGACCGGGACTCGAACGCGGCGGGCCGCTTCTGCTACGCGGTGCGCACCACCGGCATCTACTGTTTGCCCGGCTGCCCGTCCCGCGCGCCCCGGCCCGAAAACGTGGAGTTTTTCGAAACCCCGGCCCAGGCGGAACAGGCCGGATACCGGCCCTGCAAGCGGTGCCGGCCCGATGACCCGACCCACCGCGACCTCGCCTCCGCAAGGGTCGTCGAGGCCTGCCGCGCGCTGGAGCTGGGCGCCGAGCACGGCGAGCTGCCGTCCCTCGAAACCCTGGCTCACCGGGCGGGACTCAGCCCGTCCCACTTCCAGCGGCTGTTCAAGGCGCGCACCGGGCTGTCCCCCAGGGAATACGGCCAGGCCGTGCGCGACCACCGGGTGCGCGCCGCCCTCGAAGACGGCGCGCCCGTGACCGAGGCGATCTTCGAGGCCGGGTTCGGCTCTTCCAGCCGATTCTACGAGCGCGCCGACCGCATCCTCGGCATGCCCGCCGCCACCTACCGCAAGGGGGGCGAAACCCTGACCATGCGCTATGCCGTGGCCCCCTGTTTCCTCGGCTTTGTCCTGGCCGCGTTCACCGACCGAGGCGTCTGCGCCATCGAGCTCGGCGACACCCCGGAAGCACTCGCCGCCTCCCTGCGCGACCGGTTCCCCAAGGCCGAACTCCTTGAGGCCGGAGACGAACTCGCGCCCCTGCTCGCCGAGATCGCGGCCTTTGTCCGCCACCCGGACCAGGGGCTCGACCTGCCGCTGGACATCATCGGCACCGCCTTCCAGCAGCGCGTCTGGAACGAGTTGGCCAAGGTTCCCCACGGCCGAACCACCACTTACTCCGACCTGGCCCGTGCCGTGGACGCCCCCAAGGCCGCCCGCGCCGTGGCCGCCGCCTGTGCCGCCAACCCCTTGGCCGTGGCTATCCCCTGCCACCGTGTCCTCCGCAAGTCCGGCCAGCTCGCCGGGTACCGCTGGGGACTTTCCCGCAAACAGGCCCTCCTCGACAACGAAGCCGAGGAATAG
- a CDS encoding MerR family transcriptional regulator: MYTVGRLAKRHGLSRSTLLYYDRIGLLRPSGHAKGEYRRYSAQDDRRLARICEYRRAGIGLAEIGRMLDEPAGSGVAGALENRLAELNREMEGLREQQRLVAGLLGRSDLLAGAGPMDKGTWVSLLSAAGFSEADMRNWHVRFERSAPEKHELFLRALRIPEGEISAIRAMAAAPHEILNLNRESGRFMELFFKIYEGLDREGPGSYAMTERAYRLCTGLPDRPEILELGCGSGGATIPLAQISGGVVTATEVYRPFLDVLVERAKAAGVADRVIAAVMDMGDVQAEPESFDCIWCEGAAYILGVDKALGQWKRYLKPGGCLCLTDAVWFIDPETGPAELRDYWAMAYPAMRTAEANNAAARAEGYEVLGHFSVDRACWDAFYDDVERRLNEIEPLYGGDPDGRAIIDMTRTEIDLYRRYPEAYGYAFHAFRK; this comes from the coding sequence ATGTACACCGTGGGAAGGCTGGCCAAGCGGCACGGATTGTCGCGCTCGACCCTGCTCTATTACGACAGGATCGGGCTGCTTCGCCCGTCGGGCCACGCCAAGGGCGAATACCGGCGCTATTCGGCGCAGGACGACCGGCGGCTGGCGCGGATCTGCGAATACCGGCGCGCTGGCATCGGGCTGGCCGAGATCGGGCGCATGCTCGACGAGCCCGCCGGGAGCGGGGTGGCCGGGGCGCTGGAGAACCGGCTGGCCGAGCTGAACCGGGAGATGGAGGGGCTGCGGGAGCAGCAGCGGCTGGTGGCCGGACTGCTCGGCCGGTCCGACCTGTTGGCCGGGGCCGGTCCCATGGACAAGGGGACCTGGGTCTCCCTGCTCTCGGCGGCGGGGTTCAGCGAGGCGGACATGCGCAATTGGCACGTCCGCTTCGAGCGCAGCGCCCCGGAAAAGCACGAGCTGTTCCTGCGCGCCCTGCGCATCCCGGAGGGGGAGATATCCGCCATCCGGGCCATGGCCGCCGCGCCCCACGAAATCCTCAACCTCAACCGGGAATCAGGTAGATTCATGGAACTGTTCTTCAAGATTTACGAGGGGCTGGACCGGGAAGGTCCGGGCAGCTACGCAATGACCGAACGGGCGTACAGACTCTGCACCGGGCTGCCGGACAGGCCGGAGATACTGGAGCTGGGCTGCGGCTCGGGCGGGGCGACCATCCCCCTGGCGCAGATATCCGGCGGCGTGGTCACGGCCACCGAGGTGTACCGCCCGTTCCTGGACGTCCTGGTGGAGCGCGCCAAGGCGGCAGGCGTGGCCGACCGGGTCATCGCCGCGGTCATGGACATGGGCGACGTCCAGGCCGAGCCCGAGTCCTTCGACTGCATCTGGTGCGAGGGCGCGGCCTATATCCTGGGCGTGGACAAGGCCCTTGGGCAGTGGAAGCGCTATCTCAAGCCCGGCGGCTGCCTGTGCCTGACCGACGCGGTCTGGTTCATCGACCCGGAGACCGGGCCGGCCGAGCTGCGCGACTACTGGGCCATGGCCTATCCGGCCATGCGCACCGCGGAAGCCAACAACGCGGCGGCCCGCGCCGAGGGGTACGAAGTGCTCGGCCACTTCAGCGTTGACCGGGCGTGCTGGGACGCCTTCTACGACGACGTGGAGCGCAGGCTGAACGAGATCGAGCCCCTCTACGGCGGCGACCCGGACGGCCGGGCCATCATCGACATGACCCGCACCGAGATCGACCTCTACCGCCGGTATCCGGAAGCGTACGGCTACGCATTCCACGCTTTCCGGAAATAG
- a CDS encoding STAS domain-containing protein: MALNQIDQDGVVILAVDGNLDGEGTQALEEKVLALLEAGTSKLLFDFSSLDYINSSGLRVLVLAYQRLKKNAGTVAICGVKDYIQEVFEVSGYDKIFPLYAARGDALGAM, encoded by the coding sequence ATGGCTTTGAATCAGATCGATCAAGACGGGGTGGTCATTTTGGCCGTGGACGGCAACCTCGACGGCGAAGGCACCCAGGCGCTGGAAGAAAAGGTCCTGGCGCTGCTGGAGGCGGGGACCAGCAAGCTGCTGTTCGACTTTTCCAGCCTGGACTACATCAACAGCTCCGGGTTGCGGGTGTTGGTGCTTGCCTACCAGCGGTTGAAGAAGAATGCCGGGACCGTGGCCATTTGCGGGGTGAAGGATTACATCCAGGAAGTGTTCGAGGTTTCCGGGTACGACAAGATTTTTCCGTTGTATGCGGCGCGGGGGGATGCGTTGGGGGCGATGTAA